The nucleotide window TTTTTAACAAAAATTATATACTCAGAGTTATTAGCTATCTACTAAATTATAATATCAAGAACATGGGAAAAATTAAACAATATTTCGTTTTAAATAATATTTAACTCTAAACGAGATTCCATTTTAAACAATATTTCATTTTAAACAATCTCCCATGCATTCGAATCGACGTCTGTATTTTGAAGAATGCCTTACAAGCCCGTTTTGAAATAGTCCAATGGAACCTCAAACTTGGAGTAAACTTATGATAAGGAGGATATGGATTCAGTTTTACTCGAGCCCATGATAGAAACAGTAGATGAGCAGGATCTATGTGAAACTGAAATAGTAAAAATAGCTGAGAAATGAGCAGGATCTATGTGAAACTGAAATAGTAAAGATAGCTGAGAAAGGAAGATGAAAACGCAGAATAGCAGAAATAATGGCAAATTTTGCAGGTGGAAAGATAGGATATGAAGACTAGAAGAGTAGAACAAAAAGGAGATCAAAAAAGAGATCGGAAAGGAGATCAGAAAGGAAATCAAAAAGAAGATCAGAAAGGAAATCAAAAAGGAGATCAAAAAGGAAATCAAAAAGGAGATCAAAAAGGAAATCAAAAAGGAGATCAAAAAGGAAATCAAAAAAGAGATCAAAAAGGAGATCAAAAGAAGATATATAAAACGAGAAAAATTTGGGGAATAAATGAAGATCATAAGGCAAATAGCGAACATAAAATAAGAATAATAAGACTCAGCCAGGAAGGAAATAAATTTAACCGGCTGGTAAGGTTACTTTGCGTGATAGCAGGACTATGCTGTTTGCTTTCCATGCCTGCCCTGGCCCAGGCCCCCGAGAAAAACGGATACATAGCAGACAAGCCACTTGAAACATACATCCATGACTCGATTAATGGAGGTCTCTATTATAGTGTTGGAAGCAGTTATTACAGTGGGAAGGTCTATCCCGGAGACGTATACTCTACAACACATAACATCGATCTGCCCGAAGGATCGACAGTAAAATTCGCAAGGCTTTACAATTACTGGACCTGGAGTGCCGAAGGTGTCACTGGCAGGTACCCTGAGATGAAAGTGAGATTTAACGGAAAAGAACTTACACCTGAAAAAGAATACAGTGACAGGAAAGGCTGGGGCATCTATGATTATCCCACAGGCACCTGGGCCTATAACATAACCGATCTTGTGAACGGTTCGGGTACTTGTAGCACTGAGATTGAAAACACAGGCCCTGATGCATCTTTTGTTTGTATTGATGGTGTAGGTTTGCTAATAGTTTATACGGACCCTAAAGGAAAAGACATCGAATACTGGATCAATGAAGGAGCTGAAGAACTCAATTCTCAGGTGGATGAGAACGGCAATCCTCTTTATTATGCGAGCTCTAATGAGACAATTTGTGAAATGCTCAAGCCTACCTTGCAGCTCCCTGTCCGCAGTGCAACCCTCTGGACGATTGCTCAATCCGGAAACTGGAATGATAACGCTCTCCTGATAAACGATCAAAAATTTCCCGGGATTACCGATGGAGAACCTTATCCTGACCTTGATACCGATATGAGGGATATCACAAGCTACCTGAAATCTGGAGAAAATAGCATCCTTTTCCAGGCCATAGGAGACTATGTGGTACCTTCAGGGGCCTTCTTAGTGATTGAAAAAGATCCGCAGGCAGAAGAAGCAGCACAGGCTTCTGAGGAAAGTTCCGGAAAATCGGATGAAACCGGCGAAACTCAGGAGACTTCCGGAAACGAAGCGAGCAAGGCCCCAGGATTTGGATTTGATTATGCCCTTGCCTTTTTAACTGCAGGTAAACTGGTTGCAGGGCATAGACAGAAAAAGGGTTGAAAGAGACTGTGCTCCCTATTCTTCAGGTATTCTTCATCAAATAGGCACGGTACCCCCGAAACCAATGTAGCTCAGATAAAGCCCACCTGACGTTAAAAGGATTGTATATATCAAAAAGATATAATCATTCCTTTTTAATTTGAGTTCATTTACATAGGTCCTGTGCCTGTTTGCTCGAAAGCCTCGTGTGTCGGCAGCAATGGCAAGTTTTCTTCCTGCCCGAAGTATATTAACTACAAGAGGAACAAGGATATATTTGAGGGCCTTTGCTTTTCTGCGGACGTCACCTTTAAGCTCAAGCCCTCTTGCTTGCATTGCGTTCAGGATTATGCCGCTTTCTTCGAGCATTGTAGGAGCAAAGCTGACCGCAGAGGATACCATAAATGCAATTTCATATGGAATACCTATTCTATAACTTTTTCCTGCAGTCCGAATTTCGAAAAAGCGAACAAATGCGTCGATAAGCATTCCGGGATGAGTTGTGGCAATAACAAGCATAGCAGCACTTAGAGAAGCCATAACACGGAAGGACTGATATAGCCCATAGACGGCTCCGTCTGCGTAGAAATAGATTCCCCCTGTAAGAGGTCCCAATAATGGGAAAGACGATGGAACGAGAGTAAACAACGGATCTTTAGCCCAATAATAAAAAAGAGCCTGCGATATTGTAAAACTCAATAGAACACTCATGAAGATAATAATTATTGCCTTTATCCTGCTTTTTGAGGGTTTTAACATGACCCAGAAAGGTAAGGTTGATATGAATAATATTGCCAATAGATCCGGAGTCCCGAACACAACACTTAGCACCGATATTCCAAAGAGCCAGAACAATTTAACTCTCGGGTCAAGCCTGTGAAGCAAGCTATCTTTTTGTTCATAGCGAAAAAGACTTTTCAAACATGGATCCTCCATGAAAATTATTCACACAAAAATAAATTATAATTAAACTATTTCTTACTTTCTATAATAAATTTAAGCTTAAAGGTATAATCAAGAGGCAGATAGTATGGATTCCTTATCTGAGAAAGTTTCAGTTGGCTTGGGAACTGCACATATCAAGCTTGAAAACCTCACATACAGCTACCCTCACTCAGATTCCCAGGTACTTTCGGACGTAAATCTTGAACTTAAAAAAGGGGAATTTGTGCTACTTGTGGGTCCCAGCGGTTGTGGGAAAAGTACTCTTGTCCGCTGCTTTAACAGGCTGATTCCAGAAATCTCAGGAGGAAGTTTTTCCGGACATGTTCTGCTTCAGGGAAAAGATCTTAAAAATGAAAAAATCAGGAAGCTGGCTCTTGAAGTTGGAATGGTGTTCCAGAATCCGGAAACCCAATTGTTTTGTATGACAGTAGCTGAAGATATTTCTTTTGGACCTGAAAATTTGGGCTTGCCCAGAGCTGAGATACTATCCCGCGTAGAAAAAGCTCTTAAAGCAGTTAGACTGGAGAAACTTAGCAATCACTTCATTTTCACACTCTCAGGAGGAGAAAAACAGAGGACTGCAATAGGAGGAAATCTAGCAATGGAGCCTGAAATCCTGGTACTTGATGAACCGACATCGGATCTTGACCCTACAGGCACTCAGGAGGTGCTTGAGCTACTAAAAAGACTAAATGAGGAAAAGCAAACAACCCTTATTCTGATAGAACACAAACTTGATTCGGTTTTTGAAATAGCAGACCGTATGCTTGTTATGGACAAAGGCAGATTTATCTTTGATGGAAAACCTTTCGAAATCCTGTGCCGTGAAGAAGAAACACTCAAAAGACTTGGAATTCATCCCCCTCAACTTACTGAAATTGCTCATCTGCTGGGAATGGATTCCGAAGCTTCAATAGCTCTATCCTATGAAAACGTTCTGAATAGGCTTGCTAAACTCTTGCAAATACCTGCAAGCCAATTTGAAAGCCAGATAGAACAAAAACATGAAACTTTCAGTTCTATTGAAATTTCCAGCTCTGTTGAAACTTTCAGTTCTATTGAAATTTCCAGCTCTGTTGAAATTTCCAGTTTTATTGAAACTTCCAGTTCTATTTTACCCTCAGAGGAAAATTTACCCTTTGTACGAATAGAGAATCTCTCCTACAGGCTTGAAGATGGTTCGGAAATCCTCAAAGATATTAATCTGGATATCAAAAGTGGAGAGTTTCTTGCTCTTCTTGGACACAACGGAGCTGGAAAGACAACTCTAGCAGGCAACTTAATAGGATTTTGCAGGCCTTCCGGTGGAAGAATCCTTCTTAACGGAAAAGACATAGAGAGGTATTCGACAGCTCAGTTATCAAAAAAAGTTGGGTACCTTTTCCAGAATCCAGATTCGCAGATATTTATGGACAGTGTATTTAAAGAAGTTCGTTTTGGACTCGAGAACATGGGTATTCCCAAAAAGGAAATTGAAAAACTGGTAAACGAATCCCTGGAAACGATGGAACTTTCGGCTTATAAAAATAGGCATCCCCACTCTCTCTCAAGAGGGCAACGACAGCGCCTGGCAGTAGCTTCCATTCTTGCCCTCGAGCCGGACCTTCTTGTCCTGGATGAACCCACAACAGGGCAGGACAGAGGACACATACTTAAGTTCCTTGATAAAATCAAGGAGCTGAAAAAACTTGGGAAAACGGTTATTCTCATAACACATGACATGGAACTAGTAGCCGAGTATGCTGAAAGGATTGTAGTAATGAAGCAGGGGAGAGTCCTGCTGGACGGACCAACAGCAAAAGTATTCTTAAGCACGGATAAACTGAATGAAGCTGGAATCATCCCTCCCCTCCTTTCAAGACTTTGCTTTGACCTTCAAAAACAGGGAATTAATGTTCCTCCAATATTAACAGTCTCCGAATTGAAATCTTTCCTCCGGGATCATTGTCCGGAGTTGCGGGATTGAAAAAGCGAAATCAAGGAAACAATTCGTACAAAAGTAAAAAGAAAGAAGAAAAAGAAAGAAGAAAAAGAAAGAAGAAAAAGAAAGAAGAAAAAGAAAGAAGAAAAAGAAGAGAATGTAAATAGAGTTGATCAATTATCCCCACTCCTCTTTAGTTCTGATCTTTTTTATCGTTTTTCAATTTAAAGATGTATTTGCTTTCAGATTATATCTCTTATTTTGTATTTGTTGTCACTTTTATGCAGTTATTTTTATATAATCGGTTTGTGTTACCGTGTTACTGCCGGCAGCATTTGTTGCTGTCAATGTCACTGTATAACTCCCTGCTTTGGAATACTTATGCTTTGGATTCTGGACTGTGGACGATGCACCGTCTCCAAAGTTCCATTTCCATTTAGTCGGTGTTCCAGTACTTTTATCAGTAAAAGCAACCGTCAACGGCATTTTTCCTGAAATAGGAGTTGCAGAGAATTCAGCAACCGGCTTTTCTGTCACCTTTATATAATCTGTTTTTGTTACCATGTTGCTGCCTGCAGCGTTCTTTACTGTTAAATTTACAGTATATGTTCCTGCTTTGGAATACTTATGAGTCGGATTCTGTTGGGTTGAACTTGTTCCATCTCCAAAACTCCATTTCCATGCAGCAGGTGTTCCTGTACTTGTATCAGTAAACTTAACGTTTAATGGTGTTTTTCCTGATGTAACACTGCTGCTGAAGTTTGCAGCAGGTTTTGCTGTCACTTTTATATGTTCTGTTTTTGTTACCGTGTTACGCCCTGCAGCGTTCTTTACTGTCAAGTTAACAGTATATGTTCCTGCTTTGGAATACTTGTGAGTCGGATTCTGAACGAATGACCTTGACCCATCTCCAAACTCCCAGATCCAGCCAGAAGCTATACCTGTACTTGTGTCAGTAAATTTAACGTTTAATGGTGCTTTTCCAGATGTAACACTGCTGGTGAGATTTGCAACAGGTTTTGATATCACTTTTATATAATCGGCTTCTGTTACCGTGTTACTGCCTTTAGCATTGGTAACTGTAAGTATTACCGTATACTTCCCTGCAGCTGAATACTTATGCTTTGGATTCTGTTTGGTTGAAGTTGTTCCGTCTCCAAAACTCCATTTCCATTTGGTCGGTGTTCCTGTACTTGTATCAGTAAAGGCAACTGTTAATGGTGTTTTTCCTGAAGCAGGAGAGGCTGAAAAAGCAGCTACTGGCTTTCCTGGAGATGAACCAGTGACTTTAACGTAACCTGTTTTTACCTCCGAATCGCTTCCACCAGGTCCGGTTACTGTGAGGTTGACAGTGTAAGAACCGGCTGCAACGTAAGTATACGAAGGACTCTGTTCTGTACTGTCTACATTGCCATCGTTATTGAAATCCCATGCATAGGAAGAAACAGTGCCGGTTGACTGATCCTTAAAGTTGACAGTTAGAGGAGCAGTACCAGAAGTCGGAGTAGCTGTGAAATTTGCAACAGGTGCTCCAGGAAGCGGTTCGCTTACCAAAATGTATTCGGTCTTTACTTCAGAATCACTTCCATCTGCATTTACAACTGTAAGGTTGACAGTGTAGTTACCAGCTGCATTATAAATGTGAACAGGGTTCTGCTCAGTACTGTCTACATTACCGTCGTTATTGAAGTCCCATGCATAGGAAGAAACAATACCAGTTGAAGCATCTGTAAACTGAACCATAAGAGGCGCGTTACCTTTTGTCACATTTGCGGTAAAGTTGGCTACTGGTGCAGGTTCTTGTTCTTTCTGATAGTCAACGACAAGGATCTGCTGGAGAGCATCCATGCCTCCACTTGTTGTGCCCTGAATTCCGGCTTCGTTTTCTGTTGCAGTTATGTAATTTGTCGTATTAAAGACCAGTGGACTTGCGGTGTTTGAATTCCCCTGCCAAGCGTTGGTTGCCACGGTGTTTCCGTTGAATAGCAGGTTTCCTTCATCGGGCCCGGCACTTCCGGCGAAACTGTACATCGTAGCATTTGCTACCTTGCTCTTGTCAATGGACATACCAGTGAAAGGAGCATATGCTGTAGCCTCTTTGGGAGTTGTTCCGTAACTGGACTCAGATACGCCAAGTTCGTCGCACTCTTCATTGATAAATATCTGTTTCCTGGTCTCGTTAGAGTTTCGATAGATTACAACAAGGGTGCTTGGATACAGTGCGATTTTATTGTAAGAGCTATCATATGGATTCGTTACAAGGCTATTTCCGGCCTCGTTGAACTTGTCAGTTACATCGTAGACGCAGAGACCATATTCATAATCAGCATATCCGCCAAAATTGCTCCAGTCCCTGTAGAGAGTTCCGTTTCCTGTTGAGAGATTTCCGTTCTCAATTGTGTTTCCGTTAAAGTTAAGATTCAACCACGGATATCCGCCAGGAGTTTGGTCCCAGTTGTAGGCGAAATAAAGAAGGACTTTTTCTATTGTGGAACCGCTGGGGATTGGAAGGTCATCTGCAGTCCATGTTTCGGTCCTGTCACTCCAGCCAACAGCTTTGTAAGCAGTATCAGGCTGCGTGGAGTAAAGAAGGTTACCCTGAAGGTCATAGGTATGTTTGGTGGTGATGTTGCTGCCACCTTCCCAGTAGATGCCTTTGCCTTTATAACCGTTATATCTGAGCGGTTTGGACGCACTGCTCTTGTTATTGTTTGCCTCGTTGGTTTCAGCTATCAGGTTATCAGGGTCAACAACTGCAGTGTACGTTACCGTACCGCCTTCGAGGCTGCGGATAGTCGGGTCAATCAGGCTTATTGTGGCCTTTCCTCCGCTTGCAAGGGATGCGATTGTTGTCGTGTTTACCGGAACCGTCCCACCGGATACATCACTTGCATAAAGTGCTACTGAAATATTAGAAAGACTGCCAGTTCCAGTGTTCATAATGTTGAGAATGTTTATGGTATTTGGTTCTTTGGCAAAAACCGCAGAGCCTGGAACCGTATTGACGAGTCCGCTTATAGTGAGGTCATTTGTCGCTGCTGAAGTTGCGGTTATGTATTCGGTCTTTACCTCAGAGTTGCTTCCCTTTGCATTGGAAACCGTGAGGTTAACAGCGTAGTTTCCTGCCGTACTATAGGTATATATCGGATTCTGCTCTGTACTGTCAACAGTTCCATCGTTATTGAAATCCCACTGCCAGGAAGTAGGGGAACCAGTTGAGTTTTCGTTAAATTGAACCGTGAGAGGAGCCGTTCCGCTGGTCACGTTGGCAGTGAACTCGGCATCGGGTGCAGAGGTTGATTGAAGCGGTTTTTTTACCACCAGGAACGCGAGGGGAATTTTGTAGAATGCTGCGGTACCTGTACCCGGCAGGTACCTGGCATAGGCAAATGCAGAACTGCTGCCGGAAATGGATGATGTCACATTCCAGGAATCAATCCCTGAGTAAAGACCCTGAGTATCAGCGATACGGTCAAGCTCTATGTTTGTAAATGATCCGGTCTTTGTAGATGCAACAAAATTATTATCTGTTGTTGGGAAACCGTAGTACCCATTGTTACTTGCCAGGTAGTCGGCAATGAGTGTGGCCGAGGTAATGCCTGAAAGCCCGGCTGTATCAAAGGTGGTGGTTCCAATGGCAACAGTGTCTTCATTTTCCTCAGTATAGTAAGTGCAGGCATCGTGCCCCTCATTGACCCAGTACAGCGTTTCTGTTGTTGAAGAAGGATCGTCGTATGCGACGACGAGCTCGACCATCTTTATCCGACCATCGTAGGAACCTGTGGCATCTACGTTCACCTTGATTGTGGGTTCATCCACCTGAATCAGGTTCGTTACATTATACCAGCTCAGGTAGTCACTCGTCACACGGGTTGTGTGCTCGTTGAGCATCAAATAAGGTTCACCGGTACCGTGGCCGGAAAACTCGCTGTTGTCATTGCCACCGCCGCCGTAGTCCCCGCCCTGCATGTAGATAAAAGGCTGACCGGGGTCAGTTTCTGTCCAGTTGTTGTCCCAGGTTCCGTCGTTATTCCAGTCAACCTTAGTAGCGTAGGTGATGGCCTTTGCATCCTGCATGTGTCCGCAGTAGCTGGAAACGTAGAGCCTGGCCCATTTGATCCTGCCTGACCCTGCCACGGCAGCTGTCGGGAGGGAAAAAGTTCTGTCCACAACGTTAGTGTAAGTCGCTGATGGAGGGTTCCCGGAGATGTACAGGCCACCGGTCACTGTTCCGGTCTGAACGGTTGTCAGCGGAAGGCCACCAACCCAGTCGTCAGCAGCTACGGTGCCTGCAAGCAAAGTGAGGCAGACTCCAATGCTTAGAATTAGTAGTAATAATGTTGAAATTGGTTTTTTATTCGTCATTATTCCTCCTATACTTAGTTAGAGGCAACTATTCAGCCTGCCAAAATCAGTTGAATTCGCTTATTTTGGAGATACCTGGAATTCCGGTTCTAGCCTTTCAATAAATGTAAAAGCACAATCAACCGCTAACATGAGGAACACAGGTTCACACAAATTTGCTCGCCGATTTTAATGAAAACTACTCTTGGTGTTGTTCTGGTCAGTCTGAATTCACCTACTTATTTTAAAGCCCATAACTCTTCCATTGCGACCCGCTTTGGAAAGGTTTAAGGCGGCTGTTCAGGATTTTAATCTCACAATTTCATTTTTTATTCAGAGGGAAAACCAAAAAACAAAAAAATTAAAACATTTTTCTATAAAATTTAAAATTTGGATCTGTAATCACGAATTGTTTATCAGACCAAAATCTACCTTTTAAAAATTCACATCCTCTGTAAAATTTGGATTTCTATTAGAGATTAAGAACAAAACTTTTTAAAAGTGGCATGGACAAATTTCTCAAAGTTCAACTTTATTTATTTTCAGTTTGTAAATTTTCAGTTTGTAAAGGCCAGATATCTGACTCTGCTTTGAAGACAATGTTTCCTTGTTAAGAGAAACATCTATTACAGTTCAGCCACTTCAAAAAAGAATAAAATAACAC belongs to Methanosarcina barkeri 3 and includes:
- a CDS encoding DUF3344 domain-containing protein gives rise to the protein MKTRRVEQKGDQKRDRKGDQKGNQKEDQKGNQKGDQKGNQKGDQKGNQKGDQKGNQKRDQKGDQKKIYKTRKIWGINEDHKANSEHKIRIIRLSQEGNKFNRLVRLLCVIAGLCCLLSMPALAQAPEKNGYIADKPLETYIHDSINGGLYYSVGSSYYSGKVYPGDVYSTTHNIDLPEGSTVKFARLYNYWTWSAEGVTGRYPEMKVRFNGKELTPEKEYSDRKGWGIYDYPTGTWAYNITDLVNGSGTCSTEIENTGPDASFVCIDGVGLLIVYTDPKGKDIEYWINEGAEELNSQVDENGNPLYYASSNETICEMLKPTLQLPVRSATLWTIAQSGNWNDNALLINDQKFPGITDGEPYPDLDTDMRDITSYLKSGENSILFQAIGDYVVPSGAFLVIEKDPQAEEAAQASEESSGKSDETGETQETSGNEASKAPGFGFDYALAFLTAGKLVAGHRQKKG
- a CDS encoding energy-coupling factor transporter transmembrane protein EcfT yields the protein MKSLFRYEQKDSLLHRLDPRVKLFWLFGISVLSVVFGTPDLLAILFISTLPFWVMLKPSKSRIKAIIIIFMSVLLSFTISQALFYYWAKDPLFTLVPSSFPLLGPLTGGIYFYADGAVYGLYQSFRVMASLSAAMLVIATTHPGMLIDAFVRFFEIRTAGKSYRIGIPYEIAFMVSSAVSFAPTMLEESGIILNAMQARGLELKGDVRRKAKALKYILVPLVVNILRAGRKLAIAADTRGFRANRHRTYVNELKLKRNDYIFLIYTILLTSGGLYLSYIGFGGTVPI
- a CDS encoding ABC transporter ATP-binding protein, with amino-acid sequence MDSLSEKVSVGLGTAHIKLENLTYSYPHSDSQVLSDVNLELKKGEFVLLVGPSGCGKSTLVRCFNRLIPEISGGSFSGHVLLQGKDLKNEKIRKLALEVGMVFQNPETQLFCMTVAEDISFGPENLGLPRAEILSRVEKALKAVRLEKLSNHFIFTLSGGEKQRTAIGGNLAMEPEILVLDEPTSDLDPTGTQEVLELLKRLNEEKQTTLILIEHKLDSVFEIADRMLVMDKGRFIFDGKPFEILCREEETLKRLGIHPPQLTEIAHLLGMDSEASIALSYENVLNRLAKLLQIPASQFESQIEQKHETFSSIEISSSVETFSSIEISSSVEISSFIETSSSILPSEENLPFVRIENLSYRLEDGSEILKDINLDIKSGEFLALLGHNGAGKTTLAGNLIGFCRPSGGRILLNGKDIERYSTAQLSKKVGYLFQNPDSQIFMDSVFKEVRFGLENMGIPKKEIEKLVNESLETMELSAYKNRHPHSLSRGQRQRLAVASILALEPDLLVLDEPTTGQDRGHILKFLDKIKELKKLGKTVILITHDMELVAEYAERIVVMKQGRVLLDGPTAKVFLSTDKLNEAGIIPPLLSRLCFDLQKQGINVPPILTVSELKSFLRDHCPELRD
- a CDS encoding DUF3344 domain-containing protein, with the translated sequence MTNKKPISTLLLLILSIGVCLTLLAGTVAADDWVGGLPLTTVQTGTVTGGLYISGNPPSATYTNVVDRTFSLPTAAVAGSGRIKWARLYVSSYCGHMQDAKAITYATKVDWNNDGTWDNNWTETDPGQPFIYMQGGDYGGGGNDNSEFSGHGTGEPYLMLNEHTTRVTSDYLSWYNVTNLIQVDEPTIKVNVDATGSYDGRIKMVELVVAYDDPSSTTETLYWVNEGHDACTYYTEENEDTVAIGTTTFDTAGLSGITSATLIADYLASNNGYYGFPTTDNNFVASTKTGSFTNIELDRIADTQGLYSGIDSWNVTSSISGSSSAFAYARYLPGTGTAAFYKIPLAFLVVKKPLQSTSAPDAEFTANVTSGTAPLTVQFNENSTGSPTSWQWDFNNDGTVDSTEQNPIYTYSTAGNYAVNLTVSNAKGSNSEVKTEYITATSAATNDLTISGLVNTVPGSAVFAKEPNTINILNIMNTGTGSLSNISVALYASDVSGGTVPVNTTTIASLASGGKATISLIDPTIRSLEGGTVTYTAVVDPDNLIAETNEANNNKSSASKPLRYNGYKGKGIYWEGGSNITTKHTYDLQGNLLYSTQPDTAYKAVGWSDRTETWTADDLPIPSGSTIEKVLLYFAYNWDQTPGGYPWLNLNFNGNTIENGNLSTGNGTLYRDWSNFGGYADYEYGLCVYDVTDKFNEAGNSLVTNPYDSSYNKIALYPSTLVVIYRNSNETRKQIFINEECDELGVSESSYGTTPKEATAYAPFTGMSIDKSKVANATMYSFAGSAGPDEGNLLFNGNTVATNAWQGNSNTASPLVFNTTNYITATENEAGIQGTTSGGMDALQQILVVDYQKEQEPAPVANFTANVTKGNAPLMVQFTDASTGIVSSYAWDFNNDGNVDSTEQNPVHIYNAAGNYTVNLTVVNADGSDSEVKTEYILVSEPLPGAPVANFTATPTSGTAPLTVNFKDQSTGTVSSYAWDFNNDGNVDSTEQSPSYTYVAAGSYTVNLTVTGPGGSDSEVKTGYVKVTGSSPGKPVAAFSASPASGKTPLTVAFTDTSTGTPTKWKWSFGDGTTSTKQNPKHKYSAAGKYTVILTVTNAKGSNTVTEADYIKVISKPVANLTSSVTSGKAPLNVKFTDTSTGIASGWIWEFGDGSRSFVQNPTHKYSKAGTYTVNLTVKNAAGRNTVTKTEHIKVTAKPAANFSSSVTSGKTPLNVKFTDTSTGTPAAWKWSFGDGTSSTQQNPTHKYSKAGTYTVNLTVKNAAGSNMVTKTDYIKVTEKPVAEFSATPISGKMPLTVAFTDKSTGTPTKWKWNFGDGASSTVQNPKHKYSKAGSYTVTLTATNAAGSNTVTQTDYIKITA